A region of the Propionispora hippei DSM 15287 genome:
TTTAAGGAGGGCTACGTCATGAAAAAAGTTTTGTGGGCTAAGCTTGCAATACTGCTTATAGTCATACTGATGATCACCGCCTGCGGTTCCCAGCCGGCAACTAACTCAAGCCACCTAAAAAATGCACCAGCCTGGGCTGCTAGTCTCAATCCTCTGGCACAAGAAACAACGGTAAAAGTCGGCATGAAACAGGCAGTCTCCGATGCCGGCATCTTAATCGGCATGGCTAAAGGATACTATAAAGATCTTGGCATTACCATCGAACCTATCCAATTTAATTCCGGTCAGGAAATGATCAATCAACTAGCCGCAGGTCAGTTGGATGTGGGAGCAACCGTGAGCGCTTCCGGTTTACTTAATGCAATGTCCAGGGATATTCCGGTTAAAATCGTGGCAGATAAAGGGATTAACGTACCTGGCAAGGGCTATTACCGTTTGGTCATCCGCAAAGACCTTGTTGATTCACTTAAGGATTACAGCGACCTAAAGGGAAAGCGCATAGCAATCGTAGGTACAGCTTCCTTGGATGAAATAGCCTTATCCCGGGTATTGCAAAAAGCTAATTTGACGACGCAAGACATTGATTTACAAGTCATTCGCTCCTTTCCCGACATGCTGGTTTCATTAGGCAACAAGAGCATTGACGCCGCGATGGTCATTGAACCATTTATTGTACAAGGCATGGAAAAAGGCATACTTGATCCCTGGAAAGACCCTGTCGAATATGATCCGGATGCACAAACAGCCTTGCTTGTTTTCGGTACCAGCCTGACGAAAAACCCCGATGTGGCCAATCGCTTTATGACTGCCTATATCAAAGCGCTACGCGATTATAACGACGCTTTTTTCAAGGATCTGAATAAAGCTGAGATTGTATCCATCCTTTCCCGATACTCTGTTGTAAAAGACCCTCAACTATATGACAAAATGTTTCCTACCGGCTTAAATCCTGATGGCTATGTCCGTACCAAGGGAATAGAAATGGATCTTGCCTGGTATAGGCAACACAATCTATTAAAGTCCGACATTCAGTTTGAAGATGCCGTTGACAATCAATATGTAGATTTCGCACTACATATTCTGGGAAAATATCAATAAGATAAGGCACTATCAATCTTTTCTGGAGAGGAAACTATATCATGTGGGATAA
Encoded here:
- a CDS encoding ABC transporter substrate-binding protein encodes the protein MKKVLWAKLAILLIVILMITACGSQPATNSSHLKNAPAWAASLNPLAQETTVKVGMKQAVSDAGILIGMAKGYYKDLGITIEPIQFNSGQEMINQLAAGQLDVGATVSASGLLNAMSRDIPVKIVADKGINVPGKGYYRLVIRKDLVDSLKDYSDLKGKRIAIVGTASLDEIALSRVLQKANLTTQDIDLQVIRSFPDMLVSLGNKSIDAAMVIEPFIVQGMEKGILDPWKDPVEYDPDAQTALLVFGTSLTKNPDVANRFMTAYIKALRDYNDAFFKDLNKAEIVSILSRYSVVKDPQLYDKMFPTGLNPDGYVRTKGIEMDLAWYRQHNLLKSDIQFEDAVDNQYVDFALHILGKYQ